The following proteins come from a genomic window of Maribacter sp. HTCC2170:
- a CDS encoding superoxide dismutase, giving the protein MAFELPKLPYAYDALEPHIDARTMEIHHTKHHNGYTNNLNGAIAGTDLETKSIEDILANLDMDNGAVRNNGGGFYNHALFWEIMSPDGGGEPSGELADAINEAFGSFESFKEKFSKAAGTRFGSGWAWLCVHKGGKVEVCSTPNQDNSLMPNVGCGGHPILGLDVWEHAYYLNYQNRRPDYVNAFFNVINWSKVSELYAANK; this is encoded by the coding sequence ATGGCTTTTGAACTACCAAAATTACCTTATGCATATGATGCATTGGAACCACATATTGATGCCAGAACTATGGAAATTCACCATACTAAACATCATAACGGATATACTAATAACCTTAATGGTGCAATAGCAGGAACAGACCTTGAAACCAAATCCATAGAGGATATCCTCGCAAATTTGGATATGGATAATGGTGCTGTTCGCAACAATGGAGGTGGTTTTTATAATCATGCGTTGTTCTGGGAAATAATGTCTCCGGATGGAGGCGGCGAACCTTCAGGTGAACTGGCTGATGCCATAAATGAGGCTTTTGGGTCATTTGAATCTTTCAAAGAAAAATTTAGTAAGGCTGCAGGCACTAGATTTGGTTCTGGATGGGCCTGGCTATGTGTACATAAAGGGGGAAAGGTAGAAGTTTGTTCTACTCCGAACCAAGATAATTCACTTATGCCAAATGTTGGTTGCGGTGGCCATCCTATTTTAGGTTTGGATGTTTGGGAACATGCATATTATTTAAACTATCAGAATAGAAGACCTGATTATGTGAACGCATTTTTCAATGTTATAAATTGGAGCAAAGTATCTGAATTATACGCTGCAAATAAGTAA